acagaaacgtagccatttttgtgtctcctgatttcagtttgttgcggcggccatcttgaattggattggctcccaAAGTTTGGCAGCTATAAATGTACAGCCGttggttatttcctgaaaggttAATTGAAACCCATCCAGAGAgtcatgatattttgctaacagacagagttgactccattTAATTGATGGCAAAATTTGTTGTCtgttgtctgtggcagccatcttgaattgggttgactccaatagttaatcggttatagatgtgcatccaatgattactttctgcaggtttcatcaAAAACTTTCTAGTGGTTCACAACatattttagtataaaaaacagacacaggcacaaGATTATTgtccttttgcctttcagcagtggacggtatacaacaaaaacaaaaacacatacaagGTCATTTAAAACAGCCATAAGATGTAAAAGGATTAAACAAAGGTGATCGTAACATGAAGGCACTGAAGAGTCTGAAAATACTAACGAGGAAACAGAATCAGGTATTTgttctaaaatatataaatcgTTAAAACATAAATTGTAAAATCTGAAGGGTTAtctgtttctgtccaaaatGAGGCATCGAGCAGAACTGTTTTCATGGATTTACCTTCCTCAGGCCCTTCAGTGAGCCTTTCCTAATGTGTTCTGAATGAGAAATCCTCACTGAAGCTGCGAGCGACGCTTTCAGCCGGTCTgttcatgttgtttgtttgctccaGGAGGCTACGATGCTGAGGAGAAGTACAGGATTTTCATGCGACATCGTTACAACAGCTGCCTAGAGATGCTGCTGGAGCATCTAAACCACGAACTGCATGAAGTGAAGGTGAGCTCACTTAtcatttaaatgtgtatttttcttctcagcttgtttttgtgcaggttAGCGCCTGCACTGCACATTATACAAGGCTGTATGTTTGTAGGTGTGAATCAGAAACATGTACAGGGCTTGGCAAACCAAATTAAGGTTAAAATGTGATATATTGAGCTTTTATCATTGAATAATGTCCAACCACAGGAAAGTGCCCTGTGCTGCCTGATGAAGTTCGCAGCAGGAGAAGGACAGCATCCTCTGGAAGACATGGACTGGCGCGAACATTACAGCTTCCCAAGAGAACTAATTCAGGTAGAATTTTAATGATGTCCAACCTTTCTAATCAAGTCCAAAGATATGGTTTCAACACTCTGGAAAAGATAAATCAATAATCATAAAGCAGTGTCTAACTgtgctgcgactgttggagactcaatattatgagaaaataggcaagccttgagtgtttgtgaccaaatgACCAATAAAATGAAGTGTGGAAAATTAATtttagtcaattttttttttgctttaatccctGCTGTTCACTAGCTTTAGTGGCGTGGACACTTTGTGATGATTCTGATTTCTTTCTTCGTCAGGCAGTGGTGGACAACCTTCTGTCCAAGACGACCGACAACTCCCTGCTGATTTCCAGGTTCCAGGAGTACCTTGAGATGGAGGACGTGCGTTACTACGTCATCAGCTCCATCCGCGTGAACGTGCCCAAAGTCATGGAAAAAACCAAAGGGGTGGGAACACAcggctgtttgtgtttactctgACGCCATAAACTCCTGGTTACGTTTTTACCTGATGTGCTTGCTCTCCCCAGGCTGTGTTGTCTGTATACCAGAACAACGTGTTCTCCCTCATGTCAAACATTAATATGCCAAGCCAGAAGTCTGAAATGACCAACTTTATGGTCAAACAGGAGGgtgagacttttattttaaatttatttaagaaGATAAAAGACTGCACAAGTTTCTTAAATGTGAATATGCTTTACAGAATCTTtacagaaagggaaaaaaatctttaaattataattttttttctagccAATCATGAGGACTGGAGAGCTGCTAAACTCCTTGTAAGTGAAGTGTTTTAAATCGTACCTTCACGTGGCTGCATGAAACTGAAATGTGTCCTGACTCAGCTGAGAAAACGctctgttttgctgcaggaCCACAAGCGTGCCTTTGAGAGAATGTGGCTTGGCTTTCTCAAGTACAAGGTAAAGATCTAGACCACAAAATCCACATTCTCCTCTCTTGCCTAGTTCcatataaatatatgtttaatcTCCTTCTGTTTCAGTTGCCAAACAGCATGTATAAGAAGGTGCTGGTGATCCTTCACGACTCCATCTTGCCGCACATGAGCAAACCCACACTGATGATCGACTTTCTGACCGCTGCCTATGATGTCGGTAGGTTGAATTCACCTCTGCTGGGACtgtaaatgattttcttttgtgtagGCGTGAAAACGTTACTGCATATTGCCTCTAAAATATAATATGGTTGTAAGGAAAGTGGTAACTTGTGGGTGAATCCTATTTTACCTCTGATATTCTACATGAATTGATGCAGTTGTTCCTGTTTGGATCACACACTGCTGGAGGGATTTATTTCTAAACTTACGTAAAAGAGCAAAGTTTTGGAGAAGCAACAAGTTGGGCTTTAATAGCTTCTCTGCCACAAACGTCATGTGGAACTGTTCTGGTAGAAAACGCAGCTCCTTGGTGGATTGCTGCAGGACTCTCACTgcacagctgaagctgaaaataaatatctgaTTAAATCTTTCATGAATTAAAAAGATTTACCCCTCTCCACACCATTTATGAAACTAGAGTTCATAAAAGAGCGCACAAAATCTTTAGTGCtcctcaaattaaaaacatggttggtgtttgtgttttagttttaattattttatggtctaatttaaaattttaggaCTCACAAAATCCATGTCATCATTCATTATTATCATGTATTGatcttttagtttagttgttaTAATAATGCAGAATTGTCCGCAGACTGTAGCACTTTGtagctttgattaaaaaaaacaaaaacaaactataactTCAGGACAACGTGTTGTATTTCCACAGTCGTTAGAATTTGCAGCAGTCAGTGGTACCTTTTTGTTCCCGTCTCACttgtaaatgataaaaacataaCAGTTGGTTTGATGTGAGAATTATGACGACAGTGTGAAGGCTTACTGGCGCCAGTGGTGACTTTGACTCATCTCAGCCACAGATTTGGTTcagaaaccaggaaaacaagaacattttgtACAACAAATAGAAAAGAAGTCAGAGGCTCTTTGTAGCTGCTTTacctgcatttaaaaacaaacagtgcctGTCTTGGTCCTCACTTAGTTCTGAGTcagtttttccttgtttcctttttattgtttctctatATCTCAAGTCTTCTTAATGCACAttgtagaaatatttttaaaaactgccttATAACAATTTGAGTCACTCCCATTTAGTAGAATATTTGGACTCTTGCATCAGTAGAGGATATCTGCTGTGAATTACTTGTAATCTCACAAAAttagttaaacatttaaatcctATAAGTCATATAAAGATGTAGGCAGTGCTTCCAGTGCCAACAAAGTcctgcttatttattttaaagtgctgccaaaatgcttttttcagaatttaaatGTTGGTGACATCATTTGGACACAGCGTTGTTtacttattctgttttttatcaggGGGGGCAATCAGTCTGCTGGCTCTCAATGGTCTTTTTGTGCTCATACATCAACACAACCTGTGAGTATTATATACAGTTGGTAACACCAGTAACTGTaagttcaaagaaaatgaaatatactgttttatttacagagacTATCCTGATTTCTACCAAAAGCTGTATAATCTTCTCGAGCCGTCTGTTTTCCACGTGAAATACAGAGCACGCTTCTTCCATCTCGCCAACCTCTTCCTTAGCTCCAGGTGAGATCGTCGCCGCTGCACTTTCTTCCACAGTTTCTGACCGAGGCGCGTGTGTAACGTTCACTGTGCGCATTGTTTGTGGTCACCTGCAGCCACCTGCCGGTTTACCTGGTTGCTGCGTTTGCCAAGCGCCTGGCCCGCCTGGCTCTCACGGCTCCACCGACAGCTCTTCTCATAGTCCTGCCGTTCATCTACAACCTGATCCGACGCCACCCGTCCTGCAGAGTCCTGATCCACAAGCCCGGCACCGAAGACAGTGAGACCTTTTTTCTCTACCACTGCAGTTGGCTCTGTGACGGGTCCCAACGTGTGCAAAGTTGCGCTAAAAGCTGTCGTTTCTGCGCTGGTGACAGAGCCTCTCGAGGACCCGTACGTAATGGACGAAGAGGATCCGGCTCAGTGTCGTGCCTTGGAGAGCAGCTTGTGGGAAATTAAGGTGAGTGAGACGACGCTGATGTCAGCTGAGCTGTCAGAATCCTCTTCATCTGAAGAAATGTTCCGTATGAAGTTTGTGTTCTTTGATGACAGCATACAGGAGCTACACCTTCCTGTGTTCCTGTGTTACAGACGCTGCAGAAGCATTACCATCCAGACGTGGCCAAAGCTGCGACGTCGATCAACACACCTCTGTCAGAGCAAGAAGATGACCTCAGCAAGGTCCTCGAGATGACAACATATGAGGTGACTGGACTTCCTGAGGGATTTGATCCGctctcttttattattaatagcTTTTTTATGAGCTGAAAGTGTTTGCTGAGGTCTCAGTTAATTGATCGCCTCACGATTTGATCAAAGCTTCTAcaactgaggggaaaaaaacagtaaaaatgtcgACAAAAAGTGGGATATTTTTTTTAGGGTTATAATATATTAGACACAAGACTAGTAGAATAATGTTAGTtaatttctttcatattttgaGACGCGTACAGTAAATAACTTCaataactcaaataaaaaaaaaagcttgatttcCCACTTCAGAGGTGCAGCAAATGCATCATGAGTCAAAGCTAGATGgagataaagacaaaaatctgaacagctttaaaagaaaggaTCAAACCTCAgagatctttttaaaagttcGTGTTAGTTTTCTCCTTTTCAGTtaaaaaagtagcattcctCGACAGGATGCATATCAGCAGCTGACTTGCACACCAGACTTGACTgttgtagtcttttttttaatgtaatcatctactttttttaatgtgataagtacaggtgctggtcataaaattagaatatcatgaaaaagtagattgatttcagtaattccatttaaaaagtgaaacttgtatattatattcatacattacatacaaactcatatatttcaaatgtttatttcgtttaattttgatgattNNNNNNNNNNNNNNNNNNNNNNNNNNNNNNNNNNNNNNNNNNNNNNNNNNNNNNNNNNNNNNNNNNNNNNNNNNNNNNNNNNNNNNNNNNNNNNNNNNNNNNNNNNNNNNNNNNNNNNNNNNNNNNNNNNNNNNNNNNNNNNNNNNNNNNNNNNNNNNNNNNNNNNNNNNNNNNNNNNNNNNNNNNNNNNNNNNNNNNNNNNNNNNNNNNNNNNNNNNNNNNNNNNNNNNNNNNNNNNNNNNNNNNNNNNNNNNNNNNNNNNNNNNNNNNNNNNNNNNNNNNNNNNNNNNNNNNNNNNNNNNNNNNNNNNNNNNNNNNNNNNNNNNNNNNNNNNNNNNNNNNNNNNNNNNNNNNNNNNNNNNNNNNNNNNNNNNNNNNNNNNNNNNNNNNNNNNNNNNNNNNNNNNNNNNNNNNNNNNNNNNNNNNNNNNNNNNNNNNNNNNNNNNNNNNNNNNNNNNNNNNNNNNNNNNNNNNNNNNNNNNNNNNNNNNNNNNNNNNNNNNNNNNNNNNNNNNNNNNNNNNNNNNNNNNNNNNNNNNNNNNNNNNNNNNNNNNNNNNNNNNNNNNNNNNNNNNNNNNNNNNNNNNNNNNNNNNNNNNNNNNNNNNNNNNNNNNNNNNNNNNNNNNNNNNNNNNNNNNNNNNNNNNNNNNNNNNNNNNNNNNNNNNNNNNNNNNNNNNNNNNNNNNNNNNNNNNNNNNNNNNNNNNNNNNNNNNNNNNNNNNNNNNNNNNNNNNNNNNNNNNNNNNNNNNNNNNNNNNNNNNNNNNNNNNNNNNNNNNNNNNNNNNNNNNNNNNNNNNNNNNNNNNNNNNNNNNNNNNNNNNNNNNNNNNNNNNNNNNNNNNNNNNNNNNNNNNNNNNNNNNNNNNNNNNNNNNNNNNNNNNNNNNNNNNNNNNNNNNNNNNNNNNNNNNNNNNNNNNNNNNNNNNNNNNNNNNNNNNNNNNNNNNNNNNNNNNNNNNNNNNNNNNNNNNNNNNNNNNNNNNNNNNNNNNNNNNNNNNNNNNNNNNNNNNNNNNNNNNNNNNNNNNNNNNNNNNNNNNNNNNNNNNNNNNNNNNNNNNNNNNNNNNNNNNNNNNNNNNNNNNNNNNNNNNNNNNNNNNNNNNNNNNNNNNNNNNNNNNNNNNNNNNNNNNNNNNNNNNNNNNNNNNNNNNNNNNNNNNNNNNNNNNNNNNNNNNNNNNNNNNNNNNNNNNNNNNNNNNNNNNNNNNNNNNNNNNNNNNNNNNNNNNNNNNNNNNNNNNNNNNNNNNNNNNNNNNNNNNNNNNNNNNNNNNNNNNNNNNNNNNNNNNNNNNNNNgtcatttgtaatcatcaaaattaaacgaaataaacatttgaaatatatgagtttgtatgtaatgtatgaatataatatacaagtttcactttttaaatggaattactgaaatcaatctactttttcatgatattctaattttatgaccagcacgtgtgtgtgtgtgtgtgtgtgtgtgtgtgtgtatatatatatatagcagaTAAATCCAAGTGAAATACAAATATTCCCCCTCTTGGAATGATAATAAATGTGCCCCGTTTCTTTGTCCCCAGCTGATGGACCGAGACCTGAAGCAGTCTCAGATCAAGAACATCCCTCTGGAGTTTGAAACGGCCACAGAGCTACTGAAAGGAGGGGGAGACGtgttaaaacaacacttttgtctggtttaaaaaaacaaaacaaaatcaggacTGCCTTTACTGTGTCGTCACtgaatgtgtttatctgtctaGGATCAAATTAGGACAGTTTGAACTTTGGGATCAGCACAtctacaagaataaaaacatttttttattaatttaacatgtttttcatACCTGTCgatgttttgaaaaatgatcaataaactaaatccattttcttgatttttttttttttggatgcttttattctgtattCAAGTAGTTTTAGAAACTCATCTGAAAATGTTTACAGATTGCATTTAGAAGattagaatatttttaaaacaaaaaggtcactGATGGTGACTCAGGTACCACTGGACTTCTCGTAGGGCTGTTTTCTTGTGTAGGTGAGGCCTCAGTGTGCTATTTTCTGCATCTTGTCTCCACATTTCTCTTGTTAAGTGGACCATATGGCCACACAGCGGGCAGCCCTGAGTACAAGAACACAGTAAGGGCAAATTCTGAATCATAATGGACTTATTTTTCCAAAGGAGCCAGCCAGACCTAAATGTATCCACAGACAGAGATGTCTTCGATGAAATATAGAACCTTTGGATTCGTGGAGGCGTCTTAACCTAACAACAGTCctgtgtgcatttttattttcaccactttttttttcttttaaatcaggccaatggacacaggtgaagaCCAGGAAACGAGGCAGTCAACAAAATCCAAATTCCTTCTGAAAACGACTGAAGAGACTGAAGGGATTTAAACAGGTAGGAATAATCTGTTCGAACAGGACTGGAAGTGTCTCCATGACTGATCTGTTTGCTTATTTTTACtgtccttaaaaataaaaaacaagtttctcattgcattcattcatttagtAGATGCCAATAAATGGTAATCTGTTTTTGCCATAAACTGCTAGTAACTAAACACTGTGGCTCTTTGCTAAGGTGTTTGTTATGCGAAGGCTTGCCctggctcatcccttgagttaggtgtctttttttatactatttatgttttatctAGTCTGGCTTCTTGAATGCAATATATACTAAATTCACTTTGTTcacaaaagttttctttttgactgGGAACAGATAATTGTATGTGCAACAgattgcagatttttttgtatCAGCTCAAGAAACCAACATGTTAGGCGGGGCTTTGAAAATATGACATTTACATAAAGATCCTCTCTCCAAGTGATAGCAAATCAAATCCAGGTTAGTACGATGATACAGAGCAGGTATTTTTTTGTGGGACTCAGATGTTCTGACATCATAGAACCTCTCTGTATAAAGCTGTAGGACTGATTTGAGTTTTGTTTACTCTTGACGTTGCGGCTGCCATCCTCCACAATCACCTGTGAGGAAATAGAAGCTGTCCAATGTCAGTCAGCACAGAGAATCAGTTTGAGCAGAGGGACAGAAGCGAAAAAGAGAGCTTTTATTGTTTGCCACTGGAGGCAAAATTCAACAGTAGTCATGCCTGTTTCTGTTAcggaaccagtggatggatttcaatgaaaactttaaaaatgtaataactgGCTGTGCAAtctaacttttgtagtcaaccccATTCATGAAGGTCGCCTGAGCAGAGCCACGTtagcaatcacaaaaatgggctgtaactcggtcagttttaccaAAATAGAGCTTAAATTTATtctgatagtagctgagagtcacatactctgagcactaacacatcttatgggatctcacaatatcgcatGAGGCTGCGAAACATTACCTACAACCAAAAAGACTATGACATCGTAAAAGTCTTACATGAAAGGTgtcgggcgatatgcatttcttcagggAATGCGAAGCCTTTATTTTGCAATGTTGCAccacaaataaaatcacattgttTGTTCACTGCATTGTTGACACATGTTGAAGCAGATGGTTCTGTTTTGCTCTTAATaccaaaacaaatgcattagtttaaaaatgagaaatctTTACAAGCATTAACCTTGGAAACCTTACAGTAtgcacttcctgtgtgtgtgtgtgcatgcaaaGGTACATCCAGGTCATCATAGATGGGGATTTACCCCCCACCGATGAAGGctggtgctgttttttttctcccccttttctATTTTTCCCCTGTCATGGTGCTGTTGTGCCAAGTAATCCTCCCTTACATAACCGAGTGCAGCTCTCTCTTTCTCaccaaacacactcacacacacccgcacacaTAAATCACTCCAGTCAGCACTTACAAACACATGTTGACAAAGTGCTGCTGGGGGG
Above is a genomic segment from Kryptolebias marmoratus isolate JLee-2015 linkage group LG14, ASM164957v2, whole genome shotgun sequence containing:
- the noc4l gene encoding nucleolar complex protein 4 homolog — encoded protein: MAPTKKRNVSSELNLKRAKIDLDGVVERLLLSRKHANDVFDIFEFLQSEKEKDVLSAVSACSRLFSTLLERKDLFIGKLPGEEEAINGGYDAEEKYRIFMRHRYNSCLEMLLEHLNHELHEVKESALCCLMKFAAGEGQHPLEDMDWREHYSFPRELIQAVVDNLLSKTTDNSLLISRFQEYLEMEDVRYYVISSIRVNVPKVMEKTKGAVLSVYQNNVFSLMSNINMPSQKSEMTNFMVKQEANHEDWRAAKLLDHKRAFERMWLGFLKYKLPNSMYKKVLVILHDSILPHMSKPTLMIDFLTAAYDVGGAISLLALNGLFVLIHQHNLDYPDFYQKLYNLLEPSVFHVKYRARFFHLANLFLSSSHLPVYLVAAFAKRLARLALTAPPTALLIVLPFIYNLIRRHPSCRVLIHKPGTEDKPLEDPYVMDEEDPAQCRALESSLWEIKTLQKHYHPDVAKAATSINTPLSEQEDDLSKVLEMTTYELMDRDLKQSQIKNIPLEFETATELLKGGGDVLKQHFCLV